A DNA window from Ornithobacterium rhinotracheale DSM 15997 contains the following coding sequences:
- the corA gene encoding magnesium/cobalt transporter CorA, with product MLKLFSKIDGRIVQSAELNAEDKEHVFWVDLIDPTEDEKKKIEQVFNIELFTDQESEEIELSSRYIETEEEIGINMNFTNNKHDEEFLEPVSFILKDNVLFTERDNEYVTFRATSRKVRMLKPQTGERAFLMILDTRIDYLADSIELITEKISKLTKKLVKEEKLDSDLLKEITNLQEKSMVIRENSMEMQRVLSSLNKSRIFPNDFYETITIMLKDLSSLLEHVSFNFHRLEFLQDTFQGLVDMEQNQIMKVFTIMTVIFAPATLIAGIYGMNFEYMPELDEKYAYPLALLGILISMVAPLGYFKMKKWI from the coding sequence ATGTTGAAGTTGTTTTCTAAAATAGATGGAAGAATTGTACAAAGTGCAGAGCTTAATGCAGAAGACAAAGAACATGTTTTTTGGGTGGACTTGATCGACCCGACAGAGGACGAAAAAAAGAAAATCGAGCAAGTATTTAATATCGAGCTCTTTACCGATCAAGAATCGGAGGAGATTGAGCTCAGTTCGCGATACATTGAAACCGAAGAAGAAATCGGTATCAATATGAACTTTACCAATAATAAACACGACGAGGAGTTTCTAGAACCCGTTTCTTTCATCTTGAAAGACAATGTTTTGTTCACAGAAAGAGATAACGAATATGTAACTTTCCGAGCCACTTCTCGCAAAGTGCGTATGCTCAAACCCCAAACAGGCGAACGAGCGTTTTTGATGATTTTGGACACCCGAATTGATTATTTGGCGGATTCCATTGAGTTGATTACTGAAAAAATTTCCAAACTCACCAAGAAATTGGTAAAAGAGGAAAAACTTGATAGCGATTTATTGAAAGAAATTACCAATCTACAAGAAAAAAGCATGGTAATTCGAGAAAACTCAATGGAGATGCAGCGTGTGCTTTCTTCCTTAAATAAATCACGAATTTTCCCGAACGATTTCTACGAAACCATCACGATTATGCTAAAAGACCTTAGCTCACTGCTTGAGCATGTGTCGTTTAACTTTCATCGTTTGGAGTTTTTGCAAGACACTTTTCAAGGTTTGGTAGATATGGAACAGAACCAAATCATGAAGGTTTTTACCATTATGACCGTGATTTTTGCGCCAGCTACTTTGATTGCTGGAATTTACGGAATGAACTTTGAATACATGCCCGAACTTGATGAAAAATATGCCTACCCTCTTGCCTTGTTAGGGATTTTAATTTCTATGGTGGCTCCTTTGGGCTATTTCAAAATGAAAAAATGGATTTAA
- a CDS encoding thermonuclease family protein, with the protein MWFKILFLSFFLVFGACKEHSSHIPSVSKAKPVSIKQSIPQGTAFKVIGISDGDTVKLLIDGQEQKVRLAHIDCPEKKQAFGNVAKKAISDLIFGKNVYLVWGGEKDKYGRLIAEIIMEDGTNVNKLLVKKGLAWHFKKYSKNQEYAQLEIEARQNKVGLWIDPNPIPPWIFRQMQREAAKKKKLMLSR; encoded by the coding sequence ATGTGGTTTAAAATCTTATTCTTGTCGTTTTTTCTTGTGTTTGGAGCTTGCAAGGAGCATTCTTCCCATATTCCAAGCGTTTCTAAAGCTAAGCCTGTAAGTATTAAACAAAGCATTCCGCAAGGGACTGCGTTTAAGGTGATTGGGATTTCGGATGGCGATACCGTAAAGCTTTTAATCGACGGACAAGAGCAAAAAGTTCGTTTAGCTCATATAGATTGTCCAGAAAAGAAACAAGCCTTTGGGAATGTGGCTAAAAAAGCAATTTCTGATTTAATTTTTGGGAAAAATGTTTATCTCGTTTGGGGCGGTGAAAAAGATAAATATGGGCGATTAATCGCTGAAATCATCATGGAAGATGGTACCAATGTGAATAAACTTTTAGTGAAAAAAGGTTTGGCTTGGCATTTTAAAAAATATTCTAAAAATCAAGAATATGCCCAATTAGAAATCGAAGCTAGACAAAATAAAGTAGGGCTTTGGATAGACCCAAATCCTATCCCGCCATGGATTTTTAGACAAATGCAAAGAGAAGCAGCAAAGAAAAAAAAATTAATGCTTTCTCGCTGA
- the mutS gene encoding DNA mismatch repair protein MutS, giving the protein MAKKDTKETPLMQQYNKIKGKYPDAILLFRIGDFYETFGEDAIKTAKTLDIVLTKKANGPDSQTELAGFPYHSIDTYLPKLVRAGYRVAVCDQLEDPSQAKKIVKRGVTELVTPGVALNDQVIGSSSNNFLLSIHQEKNLYGMALLDISTGEFFLQEGDEQAVLKLIQNFSPSEIIHQKRKKIDFLPHTISRFYLDDWAFQHEFAYEKLTRHFSTQSLKGFGVEDMPLAITAAGSVMAYLDETHHFDLKHINKLQRIANDNFMWLDSFTVRNLEIFNSPHPDSVTLLDILNHTLTPMGTRMLRRWLALPLSKVEPIVLRQNTVDYLLKHPEVSLPLAEELKNMPDIERLCAKIATGKITPKQLTQLTDALASVQNIVEILQDYDPTKLKATTFSWDTLPHLHQQLTEALTDDPPHFINKGNVIAEGVSQELDELRNILSHGKEYLENMKNREIENTGIPSLKINFNNVFGYFIEVRNTHKDKVPSDWIRKQTLVNSERYITEELKQYEEKILGAEEKILQIETQLFQELIAAIMPLIPKLQENANALARLDCLLNFAHLAQKNYYVKPSLSTNTHLHIDEGRHPVIEQQLPPSSPYISNSVYLDDKDQQIMMITGPNMSGKSALLRQVALIVLMAQIGSYVPAKAADIGIVDRIFTRVGASDNLSMGESTFMVEMNETAQILNNLTPKSLILLDEIGRGTSTYDGISIAWSIAEFLHQSKFKPKTLFATHYHELNEMAKSFKRIKNYNVSIKETKDTILFLRKLQPGGSEHSFGIHVAKLAGMPQAVLNRAKEVLKQLENAHAGQGEKVKNIAAQEGVQLSFFQLDDPILVSIREEIEGTEIDTLTPVEALMKLNEIKKKLGK; this is encoded by the coding sequence ATGGCAAAGAAAGATACAAAAGAAACACCGCTCATGCAGCAATACAACAAAATCAAGGGGAAGTATCCCGATGCGATTTTGCTGTTTAGAATAGGCGATTTTTACGAAACTTTTGGCGAAGATGCAATAAAAACTGCAAAAACACTAGACATTGTACTCACTAAAAAGGCAAATGGACCTGATTCTCAAACAGAGCTTGCAGGATTCCCTTACCACTCCATAGATACCTATTTGCCAAAACTGGTGCGTGCGGGCTACCGTGTGGCAGTGTGCGACCAGCTGGAAGATCCATCGCAAGCCAAAAAAATTGTAAAACGCGGTGTAACCGAACTTGTAACCCCTGGTGTGGCATTGAACGACCAAGTTATAGGCTCATCTTCCAACAACTTTCTGCTTTCCATTCATCAAGAAAAAAACCTCTACGGAATGGCTTTGCTCGACATTTCCACGGGCGAATTTTTCCTGCAAGAGGGCGACGAACAAGCTGTTTTAAAACTGATTCAAAACTTTTCGCCAAGCGAAATCATTCATCAAAAAAGAAAAAAAATCGATTTTTTGCCACACACGATCAGTCGGTTTTATTTAGACGATTGGGCATTTCAACATGAATTTGCTTACGAAAAACTCACACGCCACTTTAGCACCCAATCGTTAAAAGGATTTGGCGTGGAAGATATGCCGCTTGCCATTACTGCCGCGGGGAGCGTGATGGCGTATCTTGACGAAACGCATCATTTTGATTTAAAACACATCAATAAACTTCAGCGTATTGCCAATGATAATTTCATGTGGCTAGACTCGTTTACCGTGCGAAATTTAGAAATATTCAATTCGCCTCACCCCGATTCGGTAACGCTTTTAGACATTCTAAACCATACGCTTACCCCTATGGGAACACGCATGCTACGCAGATGGCTTGCTCTCCCTTTAAGCAAGGTAGAACCTATTGTTTTAAGACAAAATACCGTAGATTATTTACTAAAGCACCCTGAAGTTTCGTTGCCTTTGGCAGAGGAACTTAAAAACATGCCCGACATTGAGCGACTTTGTGCAAAAATCGCAACGGGCAAAATCACGCCGAAACAATTAACACAGCTGACGGACGCATTGGCTTCGGTACAAAATATTGTCGAAATTCTGCAAGATTATGATCCTACGAAATTAAAGGCTACTACCTTTTCGTGGGACACTTTGCCACATCTTCATCAGCAACTTACGGAAGCTCTGACCGATGATCCGCCACATTTCATCAACAAAGGAAATGTGATTGCCGAAGGGGTGAGCCAAGAATTAGATGAATTAAGAAATATTTTGAGCCATGGAAAAGAATATCTCGAAAACATGAAAAACCGCGAGATTGAAAATACGGGTATTCCTAGCTTAAAAATCAATTTCAATAATGTCTTTGGCTACTTTATCGAGGTGAGAAACACGCACAAAGACAAAGTGCCAAGCGACTGGATTCGCAAACAAACGCTGGTAAATAGCGAGCGATACATTACCGAAGAGCTAAAACAATACGAAGAAAAAATTTTAGGTGCAGAAGAGAAGATTCTGCAAATTGAAACGCAATTGTTCCAAGAATTAATTGCTGCAATTATGCCTTTGATTCCAAAATTGCAAGAAAATGCCAATGCACTTGCAAGGCTTGATTGCTTGCTCAATTTTGCGCATTTGGCACAAAAAAATTATTATGTAAAGCCGAGCTTAAGCACAAATACCCATTTACATATCGATGAGGGACGCCACCCCGTGATTGAACAGCAATTGCCGCCCTCTTCGCCTTACATATCAAACTCGGTGTATTTGGACGACAAAGACCAACAAATCATGATGATTACAGGTCCCAATATGTCGGGTAAATCGGCTTTATTAAGGCAAGTTGCCTTGATTGTTCTGATGGCGCAAATTGGAAGCTATGTTCCTGCAAAGGCTGCAGACATCGGTATCGTAGACAGAATCTTTACTCGTGTGGGTGCTTCGGATAATCTCTCCATGGGCGAGAGTACTTTTATGGTGGAAATGAACGAAACGGCTCAAATTCTGAATAATTTAACCCCAAAAAGTTTGATTCTCCTAGACGAAATTGGGCGTGGAACGAGTACCTATGACGGGATTTCGATTGCGTGGTCTATTGCAGAGTTTTTACATCAAAGTAAATTTAAACCCAAAACACTTTTTGCTACACACTATCATGAATTAAACGAAATGGCAAAATCCTTTAAACGCATCAAAAACTATAATGTGAGCATCAAGGAAACCAAGGATACCATTTTGTTTTTAAGAAAACTGCAACCAGGCGGAAGCGAGCACAGTTTTGGAATTCATGTGGCAAAACTTGCGGGCATGCCACAAGCCGTGTTGAACCGAGCCAAAGAAGTCCTGAAACAGCTAGAAAATGCACATGCAGGGCAGGGAGAAAAAGTGAAAAACATTGCCGCTCAAGAGGGCGTTCAGTTGAGTTTTTTCCAATTAGACGATCCTATTTTGGTTTCAATCCGAGAGGAAATCGAAGGCACTGAAATCGATACTTTAACACCTGTCGAGGCTTTGATGAAATTGAATGAAATTAAAAAGAAATTGGGTAAATAA
- the rplS gene encoding 50S ribosomal protein L19: protein MDQLVKYVEDKYVAKKDFPEFSTGDTITVYQEITEGGKTRVQFFRGVVLQRRGTGATETFTVRKMSGEVGVERIYPINLPAIQKIEVNKRGKVRRARIFYFRGLRGKKARIKEA, encoded by the coding sequence ATGGATCAATTAGTAAAATACGTAGAAGACAAGTACGTAGCAAAAAAAGATTTCCCTGAATTTTCTACAGGAGACACCATTACAGTTTATCAAGAAATTACCGAAGGTGGTAAAACTCGTGTGCAGTTTTTCCGTGGCGTAGTTTTACAAAGAAGAGGTACAGGTGCTACTGAAACTTTCACTGTAAGAAAAATGAGTGGTGAAGTAGGTGTAGAAAGAATTTACCCAATCAACTTGCCAGCGATTCAAAAAATCGAAGTAAACAAAAGAGGTAAAGTTAGAAGAGCTAGAATTTTCTATTTCAGAGGGCTTAGAGGTAAAAAAGCTAGAATTAAAGAAGCTTAA
- a CDS encoding SufE family protein, producing the protein MTIQEAQQQIIDDFSFFEDWQDRYDHLISLGKSLTPIPEEDKQPENLVKGCQSSVWLGAHLENGNVVYTADSDAILPKGIAALLVQVYSGHTPQEILKSNEDFIAKIGLQEFLSPTRANGLLAMIKQIKFYAIAFDAKNA; encoded by the coding sequence ATGACAATACAAGAAGCTCAACAGCAAATTATAGATGATTTTTCTTTTTTCGAGGATTGGCAAGATCGCTACGATCATTTAATCAGCCTTGGCAAATCCCTCACTCCGATTCCAGAAGAGGACAAGCAGCCCGAAAATTTGGTAAAAGGTTGCCAGTCTAGTGTATGGTTGGGAGCTCATCTAGAAAACGGAAATGTGGTGTACACTGCCGATAGCGATGCTATTTTGCCTAAAGGAATTGCAGCACTTTTGGTGCAAGTATATTCTGGGCATACGCCACAAGAAATCTTAAAGAGCAACGAAGATTTTATCGCAAAAATAGGCTTGCAGGAGTTTTTGTCGCCTACTCGCGCCAATGGGCTTTTGGCTATGATTAAACAAATTAAGTTTTACGCCATCGCTTTTGATGCCAAAAACGCTTAA
- a CDS encoding putative signal transducing protein — MDELITLETFTNAFEAEVVKGRLESEGVKAYLFNENSVYTLGFTVNEAGEIQLKINAKDLDKAKHILEKNL; from the coding sequence ATGGATGAATTAATTACATTAGAAACTTTTACCAATGCTTTTGAGGCTGAGGTTGTAAAAGGGCGTTTAGAGTCCGAAGGAGTTAAAGCCTATTTGTTCAACGAAAATTCAGTGTACACGCTAGGTTTTACAGTGAACGAAGCAGGAGAAATTCAATTGAAAATTAACGCAAAAGATTTAGACAAGGCAAAACATATTTTAGAAAAAAATTTGTAA
- the ppk2 gene encoding polyphosphate kinase 2: protein MAAEFNLKDLEEIRDKKQVMELLIKEGIIKEKKILKQLKDEQEMNLLQHELVRLQSHILVEGKRLLVIFEGRDAAGKGGAISRTTMFLNGKNYHIVALSKPTPKEAGQWYFQRYLQHLPSAGEMVFFDRSWYNRAVVEPVFGFSTPAQYQSFMLQVPNLEQLLIEDGINLIKIFLDISKKEQAKRLEKRKTDPLKNWKLGDLDKQAQEKWDDYSYYISEMIEKTATEKSPWVVVTTDDKSTARLEVIKYILNAVPGFKTLSELKNDKDIVRVKK from the coding sequence ATGGCAGCAGAATTTAATTTAAAAGACTTAGAAGAAATCCGCGACAAAAAGCAAGTCATGGAATTGCTCATCAAAGAAGGAATCATCAAAGAAAAAAAAATCCTCAAGCAATTGAAAGATGAGCAAGAAATGAATCTTCTCCAGCACGAGCTCGTGCGCCTACAAAGCCATATCTTAGTCGAAGGGAAACGCCTTTTAGTCATATTCGAAGGGCGCGATGCTGCAGGAAAAGGCGGAGCTATTTCGCGCACCACCATGTTTTTAAATGGTAAAAACTACCACATCGTTGCCTTGAGCAAGCCTACGCCTAAAGAAGCGGGGCAATGGTATTTTCAGCGATATTTGCAACATTTGCCATCGGCAGGCGAAATGGTGTTTTTTGATCGAAGCTGGTACAATCGTGCCGTGGTAGAGCCCGTTTTCGGATTCTCAACGCCAGCACAGTATCAATCCTTCATGCTGCAAGTGCCCAACTTGGAGCAACTTTTAATCGAAGACGGAATCAATTTAATTAAAATCTTTTTAGACATTTCAAAAAAAGAACAAGCCAAGCGATTAGAAAAACGCAAAACCGACCCGTTGAAGAATTGGAAATTGGGCGACTTAGATAAACAAGCACAAGAAAAATGGGACGATTATTCCTATTACATTTCAGAAATGATTGAGAAAACAGCTACCGAAAAATCACCATGGGTAGTAGTGACAACCGATGATAAGTCCACGGCTCGTTTAGAAGTAATTAAATATATTTTAAACGCTGTGCCAGGTTTTAAAACCTTGTCTGAACTTAAAAACGACAAAGATATTGTAAGAGTAAAAAAATAA
- a CDS encoding exo-beta-N-acetylmuramidase NamZ family protein yields the protein MRFKYTFFSLFLLLIFCKAQEKPSVDTHLVTKCFEKPQIRVGAENTKAYLPLLVNKKVGVVTNQTGILPNYGDEHLVDFLLAQKINVKKIFSPEHGFRGKADAGEKVKSGIDEKTGLPIISLYGDNRKPKPSQLQDLEVILFDLQDVGVRFYTYISTLHYVMEAAAEKGIPVIVLDRPNPNAHYIDGSMLEPALRSFVGMHEVPIVYGMTIGEYAQMINGEKWLKNGIQADLMVVPLQNYTHDTPYDLPVKPSPNLPNAQSVNLYPSLCFFEGANVSAGRGTDKQFQIYGSPYLKGETFKFVPKPNEGAKNPKFNGKTCYGEDLSHHQKLNEISLKFLLDAYKKNTKNPFFTTMGGSYWIDKLAGTPSLRKQIIAGWDEANIKKTWQKGL from the coding sequence ATGCGGTTCAAATATACATTTTTCAGTTTATTTTTACTACTAATTTTTTGCAAAGCGCAAGAAAAACCATCGGTGGATACTCATTTAGTAACAAAATGTTTTGAAAAGCCCCAAATTAGAGTGGGCGCAGAAAACACCAAAGCGTATTTGCCATTGTTAGTCAATAAGAAAGTTGGGGTGGTGACTAATCAAACGGGGATTTTGCCCAATTATGGCGACGAGCATTTGGTAGATTTTCTTTTAGCCCAAAAAATTAATGTAAAAAAGATATTTTCGCCCGAACACGGATTTCGTGGTAAAGCCGATGCCGGTGAGAAAGTGAAAAGTGGAATAGATGAAAAAACGGGTTTGCCCATTATTTCATTGTATGGCGATAACCGTAAACCAAAACCTAGTCAGTTACAAGATTTAGAGGTGATTTTATTTGATTTGCAAGATGTGGGCGTTCGTTTTTATACCTATATTTCCACCTTGCATTATGTGATGGAAGCCGCTGCAGAAAAAGGAATTCCAGTCATCGTGCTCGATAGACCAAACCCCAATGCGCACTATATCGACGGATCTATGCTAGAGCCAGCATTGCGTAGCTTTGTCGGCATGCACGAGGTGCCAATTGTGTATGGAATGACGATTGGGGAATATGCCCAAATGATTAATGGAGAAAAATGGCTTAAAAACGGAATCCAAGCGGATTTAATGGTGGTTCCGTTGCAGAACTATACGCACGACACGCCTTATGATTTGCCCGTGAAACCTTCGCCTAATTTGCCAAATGCTCAATCCGTGAATTTGTATCCAAGTCTTTGTTTTTTTGAAGGAGCCAATGTGAGTGCAGGGCGCGGCACCGATAAGCAGTTTCAAATATATGGCTCGCCTTATTTAAAAGGAGAGACTTTTAAATTTGTGCCCAAGCCCAATGAGGGAGCCAAAAATCCAAAATTTAATGGAAAAACTTGCTATGGCGAGGATTTAAGCCATCATCAAAAGTTGAATGAAATTAGCTTAAAATTCCTTTTAGACGCATATAAGAAAAATACCAAAAATCCATTTTTCACCACAATGGGAGGTTCTTATTGGATTGATAAATTAGCGGGGACACCATCGCTTAGGAAACAAATCATTGCGGGCTGGGACGAAGCCAATATCAAGAAAACTTGGCAAAAAGGATTATAG
- a CDS encoding ABC transporter permease, with protein sequence MKFSQYFAYKIAWGKTSQESLSRNIVRIGQFAVAIGIIVALITLSTGIGAKKEIKQKLADFGGHLTITPYNSNLSMDSDTLHLNPNYYPKFPSKNIEHIQSYAVKSGIIRSKESFDGVLFKGVDAKYDTVRFQKFLKKGHFPKFNPNKISDEVVVSQEIANNFYLKVGSTFVMVFINEKNPEAKPIYRKFKVAGIYSTDIEQFDKLYVIGDLKQVQRINQWAPDVVGGYELFVPDVDQDLTPIKEEVNNLINYNLIALTATDHFSEIEEWIKIFDTNIFIILFIMLFVVVINMVMVLLILILERTHSIGVLKTLGANNSQIRQIFIAYAVFIMLPGLIAGNSIALLLLWIQSEFGIVQLPPENYYISQAPVFLSWQMILLVNLGSILISILALWLPSLLIKRITPTRALKVK encoded by the coding sequence TTGAAATTTAGCCAATATTTTGCTTATAAAATCGCTTGGGGTAAAACTTCGCAAGAAAGTCTCTCGCGCAATATTGTACGCATTGGGCAATTTGCGGTGGCTATCGGTATCATAGTTGCACTGATTACGCTTTCCACTGGCATTGGTGCCAAAAAGGAAATCAAACAAAAATTGGCAGATTTTGGCGGACATCTCACTATTACTCCCTACAACAGCAATCTTTCGATGGATTCGGACACCTTACATCTTAATCCTAATTATTATCCCAAATTCCCGTCAAAAAACATAGAACACATACAGAGCTACGCAGTGAAAAGCGGAATTATCCGTTCTAAAGAGAGTTTTGATGGTGTGCTCTTTAAAGGGGTAGACGCAAAATACGACACAGTAAGGTTTCAAAAATTTCTAAAAAAAGGACATTTTCCGAAATTCAATCCTAATAAAATCAGCGATGAAGTTGTTGTTTCGCAAGAAATTGCCAATAACTTTTATTTAAAAGTAGGGAGCACTTTTGTCATGGTTTTCATCAATGAAAAAAATCCTGAGGCAAAACCCATTTATCGAAAGTTTAAAGTGGCTGGCATCTACAGCACCGATATTGAGCAATTTGACAAATTGTATGTAATCGGGGATTTGAAGCAGGTGCAACGCATCAATCAATGGGCTCCCGATGTGGTGGGTGGCTATGAGCTTTTTGTGCCCGATGTAGACCAAGATTTAACTCCTATAAAAGAAGAAGTAAATAATTTAATTAATTATAATTTAATTGCACTCACCGCAACCGACCACTTCTCCGAAATTGAAGAGTGGATTAAAATCTTTGACACCAATATTTTCATCATTTTATTTATCATGCTTTTTGTCGTGGTAATCAATATGGTGATGGTGCTTTTAATCTTGATTTTAGAGCGTACACACTCGATTGGAGTTTTAAAAACTTTGGGTGCCAATAATTCACAAATCAGGCAGATTTTCATTGCCTACGCAGTCTTTATCATGCTCCCAGGGCTCATTGCAGGAAACAGCATTGCACTTTTACTTTTATGGATTCAAAGCGAATTTGGCATCGTGCAATTGCCACCCGAAAATTATTACATTTCGCAAGCCCCAGTATTCCTCTCTTGGCAGATGATACTTTTGGTAAATTTAGGCAGTATCCTCATCAGCATTTTAGCCTTGTGGCTACCAAGCCTTTTGATTAAACGCATTACGCCCACGCGTGCGCTAAAGGTGAAATAG
- a CDS encoding glycosyltransferase family 9 protein, translating to MQKILALRLSALGDVAMTVPVILAVLEQNPQAEITMVAPKMLHDFYPEHPRLRLVDFDKKNKHKGLAGIYIFYQGIKKDKFDAFADLHGVLRSFVLSFLLKNAGVKISKIDKGRSQKRMLTRRYHKILKPLKHTTERYADVFRNLGLKVELNHELRNHLFTPQPKLGNAVGIAPFAKHRGKRYPLNEILQLVLLLTERGKKVYIFGSKQEAADLDGIKDPNIEVVAGKLTFREELEIISRLDCMLSMDSSNMHMASLVGVPVVSVWGATHPYAGFMGYGQKNENVAQDNELNCRPCSVFGDKKCYRGDWACFDAITPEDLLVKIEKISG from the coding sequence ATGCAGAAAATTTTAGCCCTTCGTTTATCAGCTTTGGGAGATGTTGCCATGACGGTGCCCGTGATTTTGGCAGTTTTGGAACAAAATCCACAAGCAGAAATCACTATGGTTGCGCCTAAAATGCTGCACGATTTTTATCCCGAGCATCCAAGATTGCGATTGGTAGATTTTGACAAAAAAAATAAACACAAAGGGCTTGCGGGGATTTATATATTTTACCAAGGAATCAAAAAAGATAAATTTGATGCCTTTGCCGATTTGCACGGCGTATTGAGGAGTTTTGTTTTAAGTTTTTTACTAAAAAATGCAGGCGTAAAAATAAGCAAAATCGATAAGGGGCGTTCGCAAAAACGAATGCTCACCCGCCGATACCACAAAATCCTAAAACCATTGAAACACACGACCGAACGCTACGCCGATGTGTTTAGAAATCTAGGGCTTAAGGTAGAATTAAATCATGAATTAAGAAATCATTTATTCACGCCACAGCCTAAACTGGGCAATGCGGTAGGAATAGCTCCTTTTGCTAAGCATCGGGGTAAACGCTATCCGCTCAACGAGATTTTGCAGTTAGTTTTACTCCTGACTGAGCGTGGCAAAAAAGTCTATATCTTCGGGAGCAAACAGGAAGCGGCTGATCTTGACGGGATCAAAGATCCCAACATTGAGGTTGTTGCAGGGAAATTAACTTTCAGAGAAGAGCTGGAGATCATCAGTCGTTTGGATTGTATGCTCAGCATGGATAGTAGCAATATGCACATGGCGTCACTCGTGGGCGTGCCCGTGGTTTCGGTGTGGGGTGCTACGCATCCGTATGCGGGATTTATGGGCTACGGACAAAAAAACGAAAATGTAGCACAAGACAACGAGCTAAATTGTCGTCCGTGTTCTGTGTTTGGCGATAAAAAATGCTATCGTGGCGATTGGGCGTGTTTTGATGCCATTACCCCCGAAGATTTATTGGTTAAAATTGAAAAAATTTCAGGTTAA
- a CDS encoding MGMT family protein gives MEDKKDFFEKVYELVKQIPCGRVATYGDIAKQIGSPQSARVVGWAMNASHGLSEEIPAHRVVNRNGRLTGKAHFAHPDLMQKRLEAEGIQVKNDEIVNFNEIRWDFKNINENK, from the coding sequence ATGGAAGATAAAAAAGATTTTTTTGAAAAAGTTTATGAATTAGTCAAGCAAATTCCTTGCGGGCGTGTTGCGACATACGGCGATATAGCCAAGCAAATCGGTTCGCCACAGTCGGCTCGGGTTGTGGGCTGGGCTATGAACGCTAGCCACGGACTGAGTGAGGAAATTCCCGCCCACCGCGTAGTTAATAGAAACGGAAGATTAACGGGCAAGGCTCATTTTGCACACCCAGATTTAATGCAAAAAAGACTTGAAGCTGAAGGCATTCAAGTAAAAAACGATGAAATTGTAAACTTTAATGAAATCCGTTGGGATTTTAAAAATATAAATGAAAACAAATGA